From one Fusobacterium mortiferum ATCC 9817 genomic stretch:
- the dprA gene encoding DNA-processing protein DprA, with the protein MEWYRLAVKKLKDSSFRRVLEKFEKYEDIFKLDKIYLKKYCNLDEEDLEKIYSSKDVNILDELKKLEKNKISLLFIKDKEYPEELKNITKPPIFLYYRGDISLLSGKRIGVVGTRRATSYGKIACEKLVRELVENGVTTVSGLANGIDGICHKKTLEFQGKTIAVVGSGLDIIYPYENRKIWEEIGEKGLLLSEYPMGTEPFAYNFPMRNRIIVGISQGIVVIESKAKGGSLITAELALEEGREVFAVPGEIFSPASEGCNTLIKNSGAKLVTDVDDILVEFGWNREKKLKEEKLDLTDYEKKIYNTLVKEKNLDEIIEETSMKASEVLSILMDLEVKKIIVSIAGGKYRRKY; encoded by the coding sequence TTGGAGTGGTATAGATTAGCAGTAAAAAAATTAAAAGATAGTAGTTTTAGAAGAGTTTTAGAAAAATTTGAAAAGTATGAAGATATTTTTAAATTAGATAAAATTTATCTTAAAAAATATTGTAATTTAGATGAAGAAGATTTAGAAAAAATATATTCTTCAAAAGATGTCAATATTTTAGATGAGTTAAAAAAATTGGAGAAAAATAAGATATCTCTTCTTTTTATAAAGGATAAAGAGTATCCAGAAGAGTTGAAAAATATAACTAAACCACCTATTTTCTTGTACTATCGTGGAGATATTTCACTTTTATCAGGAAAGAGAATAGGAGTAGTTGGAACAAGAAGAGCAACCTCTTATGGAAAAATAGCTTGTGAAAAATTAGTAAGAGAACTAGTAGAAAATGGAGTTACAACAGTTAGTGGTTTAGCAAATGGAATTGATGGAATTTGCCATAAAAAAACTTTAGAATTTCAAGGAAAAACAATTGCTGTAGTAGGAAGTGGATTAGATATAATATATCCCTATGAAAATAGAAAAATATGGGAAGAGATTGGAGAGAAGGGATTGTTATTAAGTGAATATCCAATGGGAACTGAACCTTTTGCTTATAATTTTCCTATGAGAAATAGGATAATAGTTGGGATTTCTCAAGGGATAGTTGTGATAGAAAGTAAAGCCAAGGGCGGAAGTTTAATTACGGCAGAGTTAGCTTTAGAAGAGGGAAGAGAAGTATTTGCTGTTCCAGGAGAGATATTTTCTCCAGCTTCTGAGGGGTGCAATACTCTGATAAAAAATTCAGGAGCAAAATTAGTAACAGATGTTGATGATATATTAGTGGAATTTGGTTGGAATAGGGAGAAAAAATTAAAAGAGGAAAAATTAGATTTGACAGATTATGAAAAAAAAATATACAATACTCTTGTAAAAGAGAAAAATTTAGATGAGATTATAGAGGAAACTTCTATGAAAGCTAGTGAAGTATTATCAATTTTAATGGATTTAGAGGTAAAAAAGATAATAGTTAGTATAGCTGGTGGAAAATATAGAAGAAAATATTAA
- the trmFO gene encoding methylenetetrahydrofolate--tRNA-(uracil(54)-C(5))-methyltransferase (FADH(2)-oxidizing) TrmFO — protein sequence MTYNKEVVVVGAGLAGSEAAYQLAKRGIKVKLYEMKKIKKTEAHKSDDFAELVCSNSLGADNLANASGLMKEELRRLGSLVIKSADNNRVPAGQALAVDRDGFSQEITSTLRKMENIEIIEEELIEIPEDKIVLIASGPLTSEALSKKIGELTHSDYLYFYDAAAPIVTLESINMDIAYRQSRYGKGEGEYINCPMDKEQYYAFYNALITAERAPLKAFEEEKIFDACMPVERIAMTGEKTLVFGPLKPKGLINPKTDKMDYAVVQLRQDDKEGKLYNIVGFQTNLKWGEQKRVFSMIPGLENAEFIRYGVMHRNTFINSTQLLDETLKLKTKDNIYFAGQITGSEGYVSSVATGMMAAINIAHRLEEKSSFILDDRSAIGAMVKYITEEKKNFQPMGPNFGIIRSLDERIRDKKERYNKISNIALEYLDTKLDEIK from the coding sequence ATGACATATAATAAAGAGGTAGTAGTAGTTGGAGCTGGACTAGCTGGAAGTGAAGCGGCTTATCAATTAGCAAAGAGAGGTATAAAAGTAAAGCTTTATGAGATGAAAAAAATAAAAAAAACAGAAGCTCATAAAAGTGATGATTTTGCAGAGTTAGTTTGTAGTAACTCTCTAGGAGCTGATAATTTAGCTAATGCTTCTGGACTTATGAAAGAGGAGCTTAGAAGATTAGGTTCTTTAGTAATAAAGAGTGCTGATAACAATAGAGTTCCAGCTGGGCAAGCACTTGCTGTAGATAGAGATGGTTTTTCTCAAGAGATAACATCTACACTAAGAAAAATGGAGAATATAGAGATAATAGAAGAAGAGTTGATAGAGATACCAGAGGATAAAATAGTACTTATAGCTTCTGGACCTCTTACATCTGAGGCTCTTTCTAAAAAAATAGGGGAGCTTACTCACAGTGATTATCTATATTTTTATGATGCAGCAGCACCAATAGTTACATTAGAATCTATTAATATGGATATAGCTTATCGTCAATCTCGTTATGGAAAAGGAGAAGGAGAGTATATCAACTGCCCTATGGATAAGGAGCAATACTATGCTTTTTATAATGCTCTTATTACAGCAGAGAGAGCTCCACTTAAAGCCTTTGAAGAGGAGAAAATTTTTGATGCCTGTATGCCAGTTGAAAGAATAGCTATGACAGGAGAAAAAACTTTAGTTTTTGGTCCATTAAAACCTAAAGGACTTATAAATCCTAAAACTGATAAGATGGACTATGCTGTAGTTCAACTTAGGCAAGATGACAAAGAGGGAAAACTATATAATATAGTAGGATTTCAAACAAACTTAAAATGGGGAGAGCAAAAAAGAGTATTTTCTATGATACCAGGACTTGAAAATGCTGAGTTTATAAGATATGGTGTTATGCATAGAAATACTTTTATAAATTCTACTCAGCTATTAGATGAAACATTAAAATTAAAGACAAAAGATAATATTTATTTTGCTGGACAGATTACAGGTAGTGAAGGGTATGTTTCTTCAGTGGCAACAGGAATGATGGCAGCTATAAATATAGCTCATAGATTGGAAGAAAAATCTTCATTTATATTAGATGATAGAAGTGCAATAGGAGCAATGGTAAAATATATTACTGAAGAGAAGAAAAATTTTCAACCTATGGGACCAAATTTTGGAATAATTAGAAGTTTGGATGAAAGAATAAGAGATAAAAAAGAAAGATATAATAAAATTTCTAACATAGCTTTAGAGTATTTAGATACAAAATTAGATGAGATAAAATAG
- a CDS encoding tyrosine-type recombinase/integrase, which yields MVEMANWNIEKDIKDFLYFEEFGNNKSPNTIKSMKKDLFQLAEYLNEIEKVDNCMAIDSVMIRGFIINLQENGITKRTINRKLSSLRSFFKYLVREKRINQSPVEVIASPSFYTQKPDILTLEEINKLREVISLKNANGLRDRLILELLYSSGITSVEMLGVGEGVFDLDKRELYVSNGKSRRVVFFSERTREFFKRYIKAKKEKYKEKYNPDILFVNGSATRLSDRSLRRIIDRYAVKAGIEREISPYSFRHTFAVHMLSHGMDILYLKELMGHVTLESTKVYQELIKLKI from the coding sequence ATGGTAGAGATGGCAAACTGGAATATAGAAAAAGATATAAAAGATTTTTTATATTTTGAAGAGTTTGGTAATAATAAAAGTCCAAATACTATAAAATCTATGAAAAAAGATTTATTCCAATTAGCAGAATATTTAAATGAAATTGAAAAAGTGGATAATTGTATGGCTATTGATTCAGTAATGATAAGAGGATTTATAATAAATCTTCAAGAGAATGGTATTACTAAAAGAACTATAAATAGAAAGTTATCATCGCTTCGCTCATTTTTTAAGTATTTAGTAAGAGAAAAACGGATAAATCAAAGTCCAGTAGAAGTTATAGCATCTCCAAGTTTTTATACTCAAAAACCAGATATACTAACTCTTGAAGAGATAAATAAATTGAGAGAAGTAATATCGTTAAAAAATGCCAATGGTTTAAGAGATAGGTTGATATTAGAATTACTATATTCAAGTGGAATTACATCTGTAGAGATGCTTGGAGTAGGAGAAGGAGTTTTTGATTTAGATAAAAGAGAGTTATATGTATCTAATGGAAAAAGTAGAAGAGTAGTATTTTTTAGCGAAAGAACAAGAGAATTTTTCAAAAGGTATATTAAAGCAAAAAAAGAAAAATATAAGGAGAAATATAATCCTGATATATTGTTTGTAAATGGTTCTGCTACGAGATTAAGTGATAGATCTTTACGTAGAATAATAGATAGGTATGCTGTTAAAGCAGGAATAGAAAGAGAGATTAGTCCATATAGTTTTAGGCATACATTTGCTGTCCATATGCTTTCTCATGGGATGGATATTCTCTATTTGAAAGAGTTAATGGGACATGTAACTTTGGAAAGCACAAAAGTCTATCAAGAATTAATAAAATTAAAGATATAG
- the hslV gene encoding ATP-dependent protease subunit HslV, with product MIKATTIIAVKKDGKVAMAGDGQVTFGEVVFKSNAKKIRKIEKYNIMAGFAGAAADAFALMDKFESKLEEFGGNLKKSAVELAKDWRNDKALRVLDAMLIVADKDTILVLSGNGDVIEPDGDIAAIGSGGSYAYAAARALLLHGKDMPVEQIAIEAMAIAGEMCIYTNSNITYDVIK from the coding sequence ATGATAAAAGCTACTACTATAATTGCAGTAAAAAAAGATGGAAAGGTTGCTATGGCTGGTGATGGGCAGGTAACTTTTGGTGAAGTAGTATTTAAAAGTAATGCTAAAAAAATTAGAAAAATAGAAAAATATAATATAATGGCTGGATTTGCAGGTGCAGCGGCGGATGCTTTTGCTCTAATGGATAAATTTGAAAGTAAATTAGAGGAGTTTGGAGGAAATCTAAAAAAATCTGCTGTAGAATTGGCTAAAGATTGGAGAAATGATAAAGCATTAAGAGTTTTAGATGCTATGCTTATAGTAGCTGATAAAGATACTATATTAGTACTTTCAGGAAATGGAGATGTAATAGAACCTGATGGAGATATAGCAGCTATAGGAAGTGGTGGAAGTTATGCTTATGCAGCAGCTAGAGCCCTTCTACTACATGGTAAGGATATGCCAGTAGAACAAATAGCTATTGAAGCAATGGCAATAGCAGGAGAGATGTGTATATATACTAATTCAAATATTACCTATGATGTAATAAAATAG
- the yqeH gene encoding ribosome biogenesis GTPase YqeH: MSKKICIGCGIELQSDYPEKNGYLPAAKLEEPGEHYCQRCFKIKNYGKYMPVRLTRDDYRKVVQEEMVNSQVAIAVFDIIDFEGSFDDEILDVLREMDSIVVINKLDLIPDEKHPSEVANWVKVRLAEEGIAPLDIAIVSSKNGYGINGIFKKIKHFYPDGVEALVLGVTNVGKSSIVNRLLGLKKVTVSKYPGTTLKSVRNQIPHTKITLVDTPGLIPEGRISDLVCENCNLKMVPANEISRKTFKMSKGRALIIGELLWFRILNEDEMKPIFSLYAAKDVTFHETNEDKLKELLKTDRGDLLTPPCENCIDEYRKLEKIKHRVTVKTGEELVFKGLGWISVKRGPLEIEITAPKEAGIVIRDAFIKPKR, translated from the coding sequence ATGAGTAAGAAAATTTGTATAGGTTGTGGAATTGAACTACAAAGTGATTACCCAGAAAAAAATGGATACCTTCCAGCAGCAAAATTAGAAGAACCTGGAGAACACTATTGTCAAAGATGCTTTAAAATAAAAAATTATGGGAAATATATGCCTGTAAGACTTACAAGAGATGACTATAGAAAAGTTGTTCAAGAAGAAATGGTAAATTCTCAAGTGGCGATAGCTGTTTTTGATATAATAGACTTTGAAGGTTCTTTTGATGATGAGATATTAGATGTATTAAGAGAGATGGATTCAATAGTTGTAATTAATAAACTAGATCTTATTCCAGATGAAAAACACCCTTCAGAAGTTGCTAACTGGGTAAAAGTTAGACTTGCTGAGGAGGGAATAGCTCCTTTAGATATAGCTATTGTAAGCAGTAAAAATGGGTATGGAATTAATGGAATCTTTAAGAAAATAAAGCATTTTTATCCAGATGGAGTAGAGGCATTAGTTTTAGGAGTTACAAATGTTGGTAAATCAAGTATAGTAAATAGACTTCTTGGACTTAAAAAAGTAACTGTTTCAAAATATCCAGGAACAACTTTAAAAAGTGTAAGAAATCAAATTCCACATACTAAAATTACTTTAGTAGATACTCCAGGACTTATTCCAGAGGGAAGAATATCTGATTTAGTATGTGAAAATTGTAATTTAAAAATGGTTCCAGCTAATGAAATTTCAAGGAAAACTTTTAAAATGTCTAAAGGAAGAGCTTTAATAATAGGAGAATTATTATGGTTTAGAATTTTAAATGAAGATGAAATGAAACCAATATTTTCATTATATGCAGCCAAAGATGTAACTTTCCATGAAACTAATGAAGATAAATTAAAGGAATTACTAAAAACAGACAGAGGAGATTTATTAACTCCACCTTGTGAAAATTGTATAGATGAATATAGAAAGTTAGAAAAAATAAAACATAGAGTTACAGTTAAAACAGGAGAGGAGCTTGTATTTAAAGGATTAGGATGGATATCTGTAAAAAGAGGTCCTTTAGAAATAGAGATAACTGCTCCTAAAGAAGCAGGAATTGTTATTAGAGATGCTTTTATCAAACCAAAGAGATAA
- a CDS encoding NAD(P)/FAD-dependent oxidoreductase — MKYDIIFLGGGQAGIFGAYEAIEKKPDLKILVLDKGKMLKQRVCPKEKLGKCVNCPTCAIIYGVSGAGAFSDSKFNMDYRVGGDVHVVTGKKIVNDTIKDVVEVYRKFGFNEEPTGLKYNPTMEKIKKGCIENRIQLVDTPTMHLGTDGSRRLYTQLIDYLLEKGVEFITEREIESLIVEDNHVKGIIVTHKGKEERYYSDNVVAGMGRSGAKKMKELCQKHDIKYENGAIDIGVRAEIPDIIMKEINENFYEAKMIYYSRNYRDKMRTFCSNPSGFIAAEKYDDFILANGHAYKDRKSTNTNLALLCTKKFTEPFNQPFEYATAIAKMSSMLTGGKLLVQSYADLKEGRRSTDERLERLNIVPTTEDYVAGDIALACPQRLLDNIMEFIEVLDKITPGFASGDLLLYFPEIKFRSTRLEINEHMETSMKGLYAVGDSSGYGSGLNIAAVMGILAVRDIINK, encoded by the coding sequence ATGAAGTATGATATCATTTTTTTAGGTGGAGGGCAAGCTGGAATTTTTGGAGCTTATGAAGCAATAGAAAAAAAGCCAGACTTAAAAATTTTAGTACTAGATAAAGGTAAAATGTTAAAACAAAGAGTTTGTCCTAAAGAAAAACTAGGAAAATGTGTAAATTGTCCAACTTGTGCGATAATATATGGAGTAAGTGGAGCAGGAGCTTTTTCTGATTCAAAATTTAATATGGATTATAGAGTTGGTGGAGATGTACATGTTGTAACAGGTAAAAAAATAGTAAACGATACTATTAAAGATGTAGTGGAGGTATATAGAAAATTTGGATTTAATGAGGAGCCTACTGGATTAAAATATAATCCAACTATGGAGAAAATAAAAAAAGGTTGTATTGAAAATAGAATACAATTAGTAGATACTCCAACTATGCATTTAGGAACTGATGGTTCGAGAAGACTTTATACTCAACTTATAGATTATCTGTTAGAAAAAGGTGTAGAGTTTATAACTGAAAGAGAGATTGAGAGTCTAATAGTAGAGGATAATCATGTAAAGGGGATTATAGTTACACATAAGGGAAAAGAGGAAAGATACTATTCTGATAATGTAGTAGCAGGAATGGGTAGAAGTGGAGCTAAAAAGATGAAAGAGCTCTGTCAAAAGCATGATATTAAATATGAAAATGGAGCTATTGATATAGGAGTAAGAGCTGAAATTCCAGATATAATAATGAAAGAGATAAATGAAAACTTTTATGAAGCTAAAATGATTTATTACTCAAGAAACTATAGAGATAAGATGAGAACATTTTGTAGTAATCCAAGTGGATTTATTGCAGCAGAAAAGTATGATGATTTTATATTAGCTAATGGTCATGCATATAAGGACAGAAAATCAACTAATACAAATCTAGCTCTACTTTGTACAAAAAAATTTACAGAGCCATTTAATCAACCATTTGAATATGCTACAGCGATAGCTAAGATGTCATCTATGCTTACTGGAGGGAAATTATTAGTTCAATCATATGCTGATTTAAAAGAAGGAAGAAGATCAACTGATGAAAGATTAGAGAGATTAAACATTGTTCCAACAACTGAAGATTATGTTGCTGGTGATATTGCTCTAGCTTGTCCTCAGAGACTTTTAGATAATATAATGGAATTTATTGAAGTATTAGATAAAATAACTCCTGGTTTTGCTTCTGGAGATTTATTGTTATATTTCCCAGAAATAAAATTTAGAAGTACAAGATTAGAGATAAATGAGCATATGGAAACATCGATGAAAGGACTATATGCAGTAGGAGATAGTTCAGGTTATGGTAGTGGATTAAATATTGCTGCTGTAATGGGTATACTTGCTGTAAGAGACATAATTAATAAGTAA
- the ftsY gene encoding signal recognition particle-docking protein FtsY: MGFLSKLFGRKKDEEKKEPLKIAEVEIDEILEKNEEISEEVKEKKETVQESIEKKVEKVEAKKEIEDDIKSEAIVEKNSEEAQVIKEVKEEKKGFFASLKDKLFKSREGLFGTLKSFILGRSVIDDEMYEELEDILIQSDIGMDMTVKIVKELEKEVKRRGVKDPKEVYPVLREVMEGFLIKENNEIHIEDGKLNVILVVGVNGVGKTTTIGKLASKYVKEGKKVILGAGDTFRAAAIEQLEEWANRAGAEIVKSTQGSDPGAVVFDTLVAAQSRGADIAIIDTAGRLHNKNNLMKELEKIHNIIKKKLGEQKYESILVIDGTTGQNALNQAKVFNEVTELTGFIITKLDGTAKGGIVFSISEEIKKPIKFIGVGEKIEDLREFNANEYIQAIFD, from the coding sequence ATGGGTTTTTTAAGTAAACTGTTCGGTAGAAAAAAAGATGAAGAAAAAAAAGAACCTCTAAAAATTGCAGAGGTAGAAATAGATGAGATATTAGAAAAAAATGAAGAGATTTCAGAAGAGGTTAAAGAAAAGAAAGAGACTGTTCAAGAAAGTATAGAAAAGAAAGTTGAAAAAGTTGAAGCCAAAAAAGAGATAGAAGATGATATAAAAAGTGAAGCTATTGTTGAAAAAAATAGTGAAGAAGCTCAAGTAATAAAAGAAGTAAAAGAAGAAAAAAAAGGATTTTTTGCTTCATTAAAGGATAAACTTTTTAAATCTAGAGAGGGACTTTTTGGTACATTAAAGTCATTTATTTTAGGTAGAAGTGTTATAGATGATGAGATGTATGAAGAATTAGAAGATATATTAATACAATCAGATATTGGAATGGATATGACAGTTAAGATTGTAAAAGAGCTTGAGAAAGAAGTTAAAAGAAGAGGAGTAAAAGACCCTAAAGAAGTTTATCCAGTACTTAGAGAAGTAATGGAAGGATTTTTAATAAAAGAAAATAATGAAATTCACATAGAAGATGGGAAATTAAATGTTATTTTAGTTGTTGGAGTAAATGGAGTTGGAAAAACAACAACTATTGGGAAATTAGCTTCTAAATATGTAAAAGAAGGGAAAAAAGTTATTTTAGGAGCAGGAGATACCTTTAGAGCAGCAGCCATAGAGCAACTAGAAGAGTGGGCAAATAGAGCAGGAGCGGAGATAGTTAAAAGTACTCAAGGCTCTGATCCTGGGGCAGTTGTTTTTGATACTTTAGTAGCAGCTCAATCAAGAGGAGCAGATATAGCTATAATAGATACTGCTGGAAGACTTCATAACAAAAATAATTTAATGAAAGAGTTAGAGAAGATCCATAATATAATTAAGAAAAAATTAGGAGAACAAAAATACGAATCTATTTTAGTTATAGATGGAACTACTGGTCAAAATGCTCTTAATCAAGCTAAAGTTTTTAATGAAGTTACTGAGTTAACAGGATTTATAATAACTAAATTAGATGGAACCGCTAAAGGTGGAATAGTGTTTAGTATATCTGAAGAGATAAAAAAACCTATTAAATTTATAGGGGTAGGAGAAAAAATAGAAGACTTAAGAGAGTTTAATGCAAATGAATATATACAAGCTATATTCGATTAA